The stretch of DNA GCGGCCTCGGTGAACTTCCCCCGGCTGATGAGGCCGATGAAGGTCGGGATGTCGATGTGCACGGGGCACGCCACGACGCACCGCGGCTTGGGGCACTCGAGGCAGCGCATGGCCTCGTAGACGGCGTCGGCCTCGGAGTAGCCGAGGGCCACTTCATCGTAGTTCCGGATCCTCGCCTCCACGGTCTGGCAGGCGATCTCCCGGCGGGGCTCCTTGGAACGGGGGCGCTTCTTCTCCCCCTCCTTCACTCCGCCCAGGGCGGCGATGTCCACGGTCTCGGCCATGTGTTCCCCCTCAGCGCTTCAGAGTCTCGAGGTACAGTTTGCAGGACGGGCTCGCGGCCACGGCGCGGTGCTCCTCGTCCACGTAAACCTTCATGCGGCTGAACATGAGGTCCCAGTCCACCTTGTGGCCGTCGAAATCGGGGCCGTCCACGCAGACGAACTTGGTCTCGTCTCCCACGGAGATCCGGCACCCGCCGCACATCCCCGTGCCGTCGATCATGATCGTGTTGAGCGACACCACCGTGGGAACGCCCCAGGGCCGCGTCAGGTCCGCCACGACCCTCATCATGATGGGGGGGCCGATGGCCACGATGCGGTCCATCATCCTTCCCTCGTCGCGCAGCTTCTGGAGGGCCGTGGTCACGAAGCCTTTCATCCCGAAGGACCCGTCGTCCGTGGTGACGACGAGCTCGTCCGAGGCGCTCGCGAGGCGGTCCTGCCAGAACATGAGGTCCTTGCGCCGGTAGCCGATGATCGTCGTGACCCGGTTCCCCGCCTTCCGCATGCCCTTGCAGATGGGGTAGATGGGTGCCACGCCGAGGCCCCCGCCGATGACCACCACGTCGCCGTAGGCTTCGATGTGGGTGGGGGTGCCGAGAGGTCCCAGGACGGCGAAGAGGGAATCTCC from Acidobacteriota bacterium encodes:
- a CDS encoding sulfide/dihydroorotate dehydrogenase-like FAD/NAD-binding protein — translated: MYPITKKKVLATGVVEMDILAPRIAKAHKPGQFLMVMNDENSERIPLTIADSNPETGEVTIVFLEVGRSTIDLGQNYKEGDSLFAVLGPLGTPTHIEAYGDVVVIGGGLGVAPIYPICKGMRKAGNRVTTIIGYRRKDLMFWQDRLASASDELVVTTDDGSFGMKGFVTTALQKLRDEGRMMDRIVAIGPPIMMRVVADLTRPWGVPTVVSLNTIMIDGTGMCGGCRISVGDETKFVCVDGPDFDGHKVDWDLMFSRMKVYVDEEHRAVAASPSCKLYLETLKR